A stretch of DNA from Sebastes umbrosus isolate fSebUmb1 chromosome 14, fSebUmb1.pri, whole genome shotgun sequence:
acatgatttatttatttatacatgatattattttagttttcttaTGGATAACTAGGCCTGCATTACAAAAAGGACATGGAGTGTAAGGATTGTGCGAGAGCTGTCTAAGCCCAGGAAGTGCGAcgggctgtgaagcaaattttcatagtggccaaacggtggtactacaacttccgtgtccgtcacgtgatgccattgggcccaaaaatactttttcccattgacttacattgggaaagagacgtctgtaactttAAACTTTTTGTTCAACCGATGATGATAATTTCAACAGCTGCGGTGGCTCCACAAGCTGACCACGAGTGTCAGTTCTGTCACATCGTTTAGAGAAGATTATATCAGTTAAAACTGGGTGGGATAAAGAGGTGTGACCAGTAAAGATGTTTCCTTGTCCTGTTCGCATCTTTTCTTAGCTGTCACAGAAATAGCAGCAGTCAGGCTGCATGGAGCTCACctcagctgtcagtcaaaccGACCTGCACAGCTGCTCTTTCAGACAGACGCAGAAAGATGGAGGCTGAGATAAAGAAAAGCTGGTTGGGGGGAAGGAAAGACACGACGAGCAAAGAGAATTCAGGTTTTTGTGTCATGCTTCTTCACTGTGGCATTCAAATCAGGATTGGCCTGGTTATGTACCTGTCTTCGGATATGGAACTAAACTCACTGTTCTGGgtaagtctgaaaaatgtttatattgtttGACAATAAGGGAAAAACTGTCTGACTAACTAACTGTCAGATACCTGACTTGGGAAGAATGTGACCGGCCTGATCCTAACAAAACCAACATGACCATTTTAGATAAATGTTtccatttaatattattatattatattatttttagaaATGTCTTAAGATTCAGAGACTACAAAGTagattatatacatttatatacatatatatatatgaatatatatatatatatgtatatatatttttttttttcagaaatccGATTATGTTAGATTCCATAATGTATAATTTAAGATTAGCTAGTTTAATATCTACAAGGCATGGTTTGATGTATTCTATTCTCTTAAATCAACCAAATCTTTCAAAAGAATTATGGCACTGAATGGGAACACTGTAACCTGTAGGgccatgttgtttgtatgtGGCATTTATGTTTAGCATGAGAGCATGAATCCTCCTGCGTCCTCCTCACTGTGCATTTCTAAATTCTGGTATTAAAATCTCACAATATCTCCAGGAATTTGATAAGCAGCTTTAAAGAAATGCCcttattctctttcttgccaagagttgtAAATACATAGCTGGAAAGAGCAGCCAAAGAACGTACGTATATTACTAAGAAGTTAAAGTCAATTGTTCATtcaattgcaacatcagcgcccagcagcagagctacgcttctgccattttggactgaaagcgtctatcagacgccagtaaaacgtccgcctacaaagtgccataCACAAGTaaatctaaattattttctattataatgtcattatttaatgtttctaCTGAAATGACCTGAGTAGAACAATAGaatatcataaatattcatactattataactatttacttacttacttattcatttattacattttttgtccggccacttcccagaggagcataaagggagcgatggacataaatgaaagttagaaaaatccagctcACAGATTTTAAGAggaatctcaaactttttcatgtcaaggaaaCAAAATggagtccaacagaccacagaccatggatgtagaagaggttgtgtcctgtgcttttgccctgcgtgttagtaaatagcctacaactccattaaattctgttgatgtcatgctactagcactactagctactggcactactagctactagcactactagctactggcgctactagctactggcactactagctactggcactactagctactagcgctactagcacaactagctactggcactactagctactcacactactagctactagcactactagctactggcgctactagctactggcactactagctactagcactactagctactggcactactagctactgtcactactagctactagcactactagctactgtcactactagctactagcgctactagctactagcgctcctagctactagcgctactagctactgacactactagctactagcgctactagcacaactagctactggcactactagctactcacactactagctactagcactactagctactgacactactagctactagcgctactagcacaactagctactggcactactagctactcacactactagctactagcgctactagctactgacACTATtagctactagcgctactagctactagcgctactagctactggcactactagctactggcactactagctactagcgctactagctactggcgctactagctactggcactactagctactggcactactagctactggcactactagctactagcactactagctactgtcactactagctactagcgctactagctactagcgctcctagctactagcgctactagctactgacactactagctactagcgctactagcacaactagctactggcactactagctactcaCACTACTaactactagcactactagctactgacactactagctactagcgctactagcaCAACTAGCTACTggcgctactagctactagcactactagctactgacactactagctactagcgctactagcactactagctactggcactactagctactggcactactagctactagcactactagctactgtcactactagctactagcactattAGCTACTGTCACTACTAGCTACTGTCACTACTAGCTACTGTCACTACtggctactagcactactagctactgtcactactagctactagcactattAGCTACTGTCACTACTAGCTACTgtcactactagctactagcactactagctactgtcactactagctactagcactattAGCTACTgtcactactagctactggcactactagctactggccgatagccggttgtttgggaacagagacgttaatacatccaccacggtacaggctgacagcatatAAAGctcatgggtgtattagaagataatagtgatgaattacagccaatatatccattattacagccacatacagctagcaggaagctgacagaaccagatatgtcatatgagcgtgcagggcggtgcagtcccatgggtctgatgaccgttcattatgccgaggaaaataactctggattcagctgttagtgaattttataacttttaggacataatgatttaaatgagggatatttaaatgttcatactgggaaTATGATTTACCTAAAACAAAATGAGTGGCCGTTGTCCAGAAAGCACCAGAgatgtgtctctttgcagcagctggttagcttagcttaaaagaaggagaaggaggaatcAGGGCAGAACTAGCTTCTttagctagcctggctctgtctaaagttaagaaaatccacctaccagcagctctaaagctcactgattaacatgtTGTATCCTTACTCGTTTGTTTAACTTGTACATCAAACCAAAGTGTTGTCACTGCTGGTGGCAGCTAACTGGCTGCAGGCTGTAGCTCCATATTTATCGAGCAGACTTCAGAGCGGTATCagtcttttcatctaactcctAGCAAGAAAGAGAACACGCTTTTTTCCCTAAATGTGGAATCATTCTAatgatttgtttcttttgtcCCGGCAGATTCAAACCGTTCTATCACCCCGCCAACAGTGACGGTGCTTCGACCTTCACAAAACGAGTGTCGAAACAACAAAGACGAGAAAAGGAGGAAGACCTTGGTGTGCGTGGCCTCTCGTTTCTACCCGGACCACGTGAGTGTGTTCTGGCAGATCGACGCGGTAAATGTGGAAACGGATGGCGTGGCGACCGACAACGCTGCCCTGTGGGAAGgtgaacattacagcatcacCAGCAGGCTGAGGGTCCCGCTCAGGGAGTGGTTCACACCAGGCAAGAAGTTCACCTGCACCGTCAGCTTCTTCAACGGGAACGAGACCGTGCACCGTTCAGACTGGGTCGAAGGCGTTGAAGGTACGTTCATTTGCAACTCAGAAGACGTGTTTTTAATGATGTGAAACGCCAGGACTGCACTGAAAAAAAACCTATATCTACTTTATCTTCCTGTCAGGACCAGGAGCTGGAGCGATAAGAGGTAAATATAGTTTTGTGTGAGCCTATCAAAGCATCGACACAACTGAAACATGTCATTCATAAAAAGTGATGCAATCTCTTGCAGAGAAATATTTGAGGATCACGCACACTGCCAAGCTGTCCTACGTTGTTTTGATCTTCAAGAGCAGCATCTTTGGAGTCTTTGTGGTGTTTCTGGCGTGGAGGCTTCAGGTTGGTCCAACCTGACTCATTGTGGTGTCCCTGTACCAAAGAAATCCCACTGGAAGTGTTGTACTTGCCATAGAAAATGGCTCTGTGAATACTGAATGAAACGCTCATGGCCAGGAGGTGCATTTAAGCCCCTATCAGACATTGAATACATAACATTGTTGGCTTCATCTGTCTGTTAAAGTGATGGCTTTCTGTCAGAACAAAAGTGTCCGTTATGTAAATGTTAGTTAAGGCTTCATGCCGAGCGGACACGACAGGACTGTTACAGAAAGAGTCACAATGCTCGTGCAAGAAGGATAGTGGCACCACTGAGACCTGGGCTGTGGTCCAATAGTGTTTTTTGCTAgggaaggttcctaactgagttAAATGACCCAGAAGTATCAAAGTAGCAGccatggggttagggttagggttaggtttaggtttaaccttaaccctaacccagccatgataagagctgttggAATTCTCtgaatgctaaggaaaggtgtTTCAATGGATTCAataggtttctagtttcatgtgatgtagatagatagatagatagatagatagatagatagtaactttattgatcccgagggaaattcaagaccATGTATCTCCACTCtatgtttaaaactgagcctgctacaacctaaaaatcgcaagtcgcattaatgtgttcaagaaatttgcattaatgcgttattatttcTTAACTTTGATGGCCCTAATtgaaagcgacgcaccattcagCCGTCAATAACGTCCACCGTTGCTGTTTAATTGAACACTGTGGATAAATTGAAAGCAACCTTCTTAGGAGGTGTGATTCTGTTTTGGACAGGAATCCCTACTTGAACTGTACAGCACTGAGATCACTGTActcattttctgtgttattATTAAAGTTGCTATAACAAACTGAAACCATCCTGGGTAAGTACAGTCGGGTTCTCTCAGCATTGTGGTCgtccttatgaattctccttTGGATcattccttgacctcatgacattttccatcaaggtcaaggaaaagtggttagaaAAAGACAGGATGTTCTGTTTGACTGCAACCCATCACTGTTCTTTCACCTGACTACACCAGTGAAGACCAGGTGGAGGTGTTGGAAGTAATATAATAATTGTATAGTTTTCTTTAATGAACCTCTGAAAATGTCTCCTTCTCTGTCTGCTGCACAGGGTCGTCTGGAAAACAGCAGGACTGAGAGCTGAGCTGCACAAAGCAGCTGATTCTCCTGATTTCTGTGAATAGAGATTATAAAGTGTGCATGCTGAAGTGCATTTTGCTTTCAAATCAGTTACTCGCATTCTGCACAAATTAGAGCGACTTGCTTGACTTaaacagtagggctgtcaaaatgaaagTGATAATAactgttaatgcaaatttgttttaacgccactgatttctttaacgtattaatgtaacgagagtgaagatactggtatcatatgaaactaggaaacctgatgaatccatcggtaccaaccatcatCCTCATACTAGCTttaaagaaggttaaataacgctccaaacttacattacattttgaagaAGGAAAACCAGCATgtccaatttcaaaggggtcccttgacctctgacctccagatatgtgaatgtataatactgtatactgtagaatatatatagtacatacatttgcataaatcagcatatttccccctcccatgttgataagagtattaaatacttgacaaatctccctttaaggtacattttgaacagataaaaaaatgtgtgattaatttgcaataacCGTGATTAACTATAtcgcgattgacagccctacttaaaagCATTTGATGTATCAGCAGAGCTGATTTATAGTTACCAAAGCTGTCTGTTTGTGTAAGTGCTGGTGAAGTGCTTCATgctgaatttattctcattaaaagTCTTTCAGaagagatatactgtatggcttctttatttctttgaagtgaaaccaatgctgCCGGCCAAAAGTCACCGCCGACCCAACACACAGTAAGTAATCTCCTCACCTATCAGAGGCCGATCACACAGTCGGTATTAGTAGTCAGCAGTTAACATGCGTGCTGTGTtagtttccattcatttctgaAGACATGAATGCACTGCCCACATATCTCAGCCTACATGGCCTGACAGACTCAGCGGAGGGATTTTTAGCAGCTTGCTCATCTTTTCTTTCTGACATGTTTCAGTTCACAGCAATAAGCCCTGGCTCTACCACCTGGGTCCATTGAACTTAGAGTTGATAAAAGCCTCTATGATGACATTTATAAGCAACATTAAATTAGATCTATGCCATTGTGAATTTAGTTCAACATGTTTTAAATAATATGAACTTTAGTGAGTCAAGTTTCCACGATACACATAGGGTGAATTAACCTAAAgtgggacattttttgcatttcagacttctggaatatattgcaatatgaggCCAATACATTAAATCTACACCCAGTAACACTCTGAAATCCCAGGATGGGtcctaatcaaaccaaaaaataaaatgcagatatcacactcaAAGAAATGAAGGAAACGGTAGACATGTTAGTACTCTTAGTGCCAAGTTGTCTCAGActaatctttatttttctttatctttatttctttatattttattattgtaagaAATGTGGAACACTGGATAGTCTGTTAAAAAACTTAAATCACTTTAATTAATGTAGGAAACACTCAAGTCTAAATGTCCAATCCCATGTTCAGTAATTTAACCACTTATGATGTTATTGCTGTTCCAAAACGGAGGCTTATAGGTGTGGATGTTACACGGAGAGTCCAACAACATCAAACTATAaactataatagttttgaagcattttggcatattagaaagacattaaatagcctatattatcatatcTATTATCCAAAGAAATCATAATTAAATGCACAGCTAAAAAGTCATGAATCTGCTGTGAACTGCAAAGTTAAATGTTAAACCgtttcatgttttttcatttcactATACAGGGAACACATACAACCAGAACAGACAGAGGCCTATTTGCAGGCAAACCTCGAGGCAACATGTAAAACCTGAACCTGCGTAAAACCATTGCTCACAACACATTGCATTATGGATAACAACTGAATAACCTATAATGCATAGGCATAAAACAATAACCTgaaaaaattagaaaaacaaaCTCATACCATTTTAACAGAGATGCAGCCAGCCCCAGTTATTGAATATAATTTGCCCTTCACcttaaatatctaaaataatgCATTAGGAGACTAAAACCATATCAATAACCATTGTTATTTCACAATCCATGCTGTCCCACATTAGGAGAATTATCTTGTCCCACTTTTTGAAACGATTTCCTACATTTTTCCTAATTTGAttgaaataacaaatataaagtATATTTAAACCATATTATCATATGATTTGATGAACAGACATATCATAAACATATCCTGATAAAAAACTAGCAGGATTACTTTATACCCTTAGCATTAAATTTGTCTAAACACTATGGCTGTATTTGAAACAGcttactacatactactgatgaacgcagtatacaatatacagtatacagtatacactacatactacatactgcgttcctcagtagtatgcagtatgaaacaATGAAAGTGATTATTTTGCAGTATCCTGGGCCAGGCTTTAGTCTTTAAACAAGGTCTTAatgcactggacaaaaaaactaacTCGTACCAGTACTGCAATTCtatcgaaaaatacaacttataCATACCAACTAACTCATACTACTAAATACTGCATGGTTTAGCTCCACCAGCCCTCAAACTATTTCTTCTACCAGCTCATAGTGAagtaagacaaacaggatcatcaacgaggagagacgggaaatataaaatattgatccacAACATTGCTCTCAGTTCCAGCAACTAAACAGAGAACTGATctcctccagatattagaggaatgttaaaaaggatcatgttgtctcagcaggaatctCTCTGCTCCGTCAGAGGAGGCTctttacctctcctctcctctctcctatcctctctcctcttctctctcctcttcactcctttctcctcttctctctcttccctctcctcttcactcctttctcctcttctctctcttctctctcctctttcctctcctcttctccctcctctttcctctcctttttcctctgctcttctctctcctctttcctctccactctgctgctctgtggctGGCTGGCTAGAGAGCTACGTCTGcaggcgattgtggagcttttcaactccaaaaagacaGATAAACACAGATTCCCATTAATTTAgaatggacatttgtgttgtgatattcaAACAAACTATccatcaacaaggaaataaaagcctctcgtctacagaccggtctctagagagctccagctaATAGCTGTCTGGTAGCGACTccggcaggcgctagctagcTTTCACGGCGGTTTGcggagcttctaaactctgaaaacggtggaacaaatgtttgattcaccatctaatattgtaaaactgccGATATTCAAAATcgacacagttgatttctcgcctcaaatattttcagaagtgaatttagtgatgaaatagctacgaaaaatgtaaaaaaaaatacatgctgTTGTTGTGACCATTGCCTTTACCATttcagcgctttgcattgtgggatacagtagctgaggtagactggtctgatgcatactggagattttttccaaatcagtataaCATCTGGGTATTTTGGGTCTAGTATAgattttgctgttgtttgcatactgcatgctacatgctacattttggccaaatcagtgcGTACTACTAATATAAATTTAGTATGAGGTTTCAAATACAGCCTATGTCACTGAGCTCTGGGTGGTCTTCACACAGGCTGCTTCCTGTTTGAAGATTGCTCCACCCTAATCTATGATTGGACATTAGAGAAGATGTGATATTGACCATAAAACACCACAGCTTGTGTTAGCCAATAGTTGTATTGACTTTTATTAGTTTGAGGAAGACCTACACCCCCTGGAGCTCAGGTGTCCCACATCAGGCAGTGTCCACACATTACAACAACTCACCCTAATGCATGTTGTGTTTCCTGATAACATTCTGTTTTTCAATCCAGCTTTATTCCTTTCAGTTGAAGGCTTTTAGTAAAGAAGTAAATGTTCACGTGTGAGTCGACCACACATGACAGGAAATCAGTGTTCTCCTCTCTGTACAGTAGAAGGCTGAGGCTGCTGTCGGTGAGGAACACGGGAGCCTGCGGAGGCGTTGAGAGcgacagcagaggagaggatgtgGTCACAGAGCAACGTCTCTCTGCTGACAAACAAAGGGTttttttgcgattaattgcgatcaaatattttatgttttgttttttaagttgtttGCAACACTACCTTTACCATTAAACAACATTACTACCACCAGCttttgaaaaatgattaaacttttttgtGGGGGGTATTCATTTACATCAGCCAGCCCTCTAAAACGAAATAGGTCAAAAAGATTGAAATACTTATGAAAGCTTCACCACAAACAGGTCACATGCTAgtgtttccccccccccgcTATACTTCCTGGAAGAAAGCCACCTGAAAAGCTGAGGTTGTGAAGGAAAATGCACCATGGGCATTTTCTTATTTaaagtcataaagtcataactttacgagaaaaaaagaaaataacacttaaaattactatatactatactttataatattatgactttgttctcataatactacgacttttatCCCGTAAAcctaagactttattctcgtaatattatgactttattctattctatatctcagatttttttttttcctcaatgtggccctaatactccgttgtaccgtcgtaccaaagacctacaacaatgataaataaaaatgaaaatgtaaacaaaaaacagttattcatttccatttttaaaagtccacagggagccactggaggggagctaaagagacgcatgtggctccagagccgcaggttgctgacccctgggttagggttagtgttacgTTATGTTGCATTAGAGCTCACCACAGACCAGGAATGTAGCTGAATTAGTGTTGATTTGTAGTGGAGAGTCCAGTGTCCAGCTGAGCACCGGCGGTTGTGAATAAAAGTCAGTGGTGTAACAGCCTTTATTGATAAAGATTTCTGACCATAATTTAAATGGTTATTTTTCAACCCAAGCAGATGCACTGCAATGCAATGCTGAATGAGGCACACAGAGGTACAACACTAACATGTTGAAACACTTGTCCTGCTTTTGGAGATTTAATACTGTGTGCAGTTAAGGTGAGGTTGGAAGCAAACAATGACGGACCTCTATACATTTGAGCTGCTGAGGTAGAAAAGGTGTGTTTGTTCTATTCAGGGGCACAAGAAAATTcaaatatttcctttttatcaatataaaaatataatggcATTGTTCTTCCACAACTCTCACATAATCTATGAATAGTGTGAAATGAAATGAGGTCTGGAACTGAATGAGCTATGAATATTTTTTACCTTCATCAGATACTGCTGAGGTTCCAGTGAGCAAGGCACCGGCCCTTAAATATTTTACTTACATAAGAGGTGACATGTCTTAATGGAATTATTACATGATATTTATCCTCAGAGCATGCATGTAGAACATGAATGACATCCCACGTCCCAACACAGGATGGACATCATGGACATCATCAGATAGGCGTCTCCATCTGCTGGACAGTGAAGGCTGTTACAATACTGACTTTTATTCCCAACAGCCGGTGCACAGCTGGACACTGGACTCTCCACTAAAAATCAACACTAATTCAGTTACATTCCTGGTCTGTGGTGAGCTCTAATGCAACATAAcgtaacactaaccctaacccaggggtcagcaaaaaaaatcctgcagctccggagccacatgcgtctctttagctcctctccagtggctccctgtggatttataaaaatggaaatgaataactgttttttgtttacattttcatttttatttatcattgttgtaggtctatggtacgacggtacgacggtacaacggtacgacggagtatagggccacattgaggaaaaaaaaaaatctgagatatagaatagaataaagtcataatattatgagaataaagtcataatattataaagtatagtatatagtaattttaagtgttattttctttttttctcgtaaagttatgactttatgactttAAATAAGAAAATGCCCATGGTGCATTTTCCTTCACAATCTCAGCTTTTCAGGTGGCTGTCTTCCAGGAATTATAGCGGGGGGGAAAACACTAGCATGTGACCTGTTTGTGGTGAAGCTTTCATAAGTATTTCAATCTTTTTGACCTATTTCGTTTTAGAGGGCTGGCTGATGTAAATGAATACCCCCCCACAAAAAGTCGAATCATTTTTCAAAAGCTGCTCTACTGGCTGGTAGTAATGTCCATTAAAGGTAGTGTTGCAAACaacttaaaaaactaaaatatttgattgcgattaattgcaaattaatcacacatctgttcaaaatgaaccttaaagggagatttgtcaagtatttaatactcttatcaacatggcaaatatgcttgctttatgcatatatttattgttggaaataaattaacaacacaaaacaataacaaataggcctgttatccagaaaccctcacaggtactgcatttagcatcaaaaatatgctcaaatcataacatggcaaactgcagcccaacaagcaacaacagctgtcagtgtgtcagtgtgctgacttgactatgacttgccccaaactgcatgtgattatcataaagttatgatttgatcatatttcttatgctaaatgcagtacctgtgagggtttctggacaatatttgttttgtgttgttcattgattttcagtaataactatatacatgcattagcataaagcaagcatactcccatgttgattaaatccttggcaaatctccctttaaggtacattttgaacagatacaaaaaatgagtgattaatttgcaatttcaGTTGACacagaaaaagctgtttttgtgGTAAAGTGGAGGACTGCACCCCCTTCGTTTGTCAGCAGAGAGACGTTGCTCTATGACcacatcctctcctctgctgtcgCTCTCAACGCCTCCGCAGGCTCCCGTGTTCCTCACCGACAGCAGCCTCAGCCTTCTACTGTACAGAGAGGAGAACACTGATTTCCTGTCATGTGTGGTCGACTCACACGTGAACATTTACTTCTTTACTAAAAGCCTTCAACTGAAAGGAAGAAAGCTGGATTGAAAACCCACATTACGGCAACTCACCCTAATGTATGGCTGATGTGTTTCCTGATAACTGATGTGGGACACCTGAGCTCCAGGGGGTGTAGGTCTTCCTCGGACTAATAGAAGTCAATAAAACTATTGGCTAACACAAGCTGTGGTGTTAATGTCCAATCATAGATTAGGGTGGAGTAATCTTCAAACAGGAAGCAGCCTGTGTGAAGACCACCCAGAGCTCAGTGACATAGGCTGTATTTGAAACCTCATACTAAATTTATATTAGTAGTAcatactgatttggccaaaatgtagcatgtagcatgcagtatgcaaacaacagcaaaatctacagtaggcaaaaatacccggattttatactgatttggaaaaaatctccagtatgcatcagaccagtctgCCTCACtgactgtatcccacaatgcaaagcgctgaaATGGTAAAGGCTAtggtcacaacaacagcagccaaagtagctatttcatcactaaattcacttctgaaaatatttgaggcgagaaatcaactgtgttgattttgaatatcggcagttttacaatattagattGCAAATCGATCATTTGTTCCACCATTttcagagtttagaagctccacaaactgccatgAAAGCTGGCTATAGCAcctgccggggtcgctaccAGCTAGCCAGGTAGTCACGctcagagaccgctatgagctggagctctctagagaccggtctgtagacgagaggctcttatttccttgttgatggATAGTCTGTTTGAATATCACAACATAGAtatccattataaattaacaggaatctgtgtttatctgcctttttggagttaaaaagctccacaatcgtcCGCGGACACAGCTCGCTAACCAGCCGGacagtgacgctcacagagcagcagagtgtagaggaaagaggagagagaagaggagagagaaagaggagaggaaagaggagagataagaggagagagaaagaggagaggaaagaggagagagaagaggagagggaaagaggagagagaacaggagagaggagaggagagggaagaggagaggg
This window harbors:
- the LOC119502247 gene encoding immunoglobulin lambda-1 light chain-like — translated: MIRSLNRITLLVLWLSCLSPCKEVHQGPPAILGRLHDSATISCSHSIGSYDTMLWYQQPTGDSELKLIGYVFYSSPIVEKPFSDNFKVTGDGSKKAELHVLKLRHPEDSGVYYCADWPGYVPVFGYGTKLTVLGKSEKYSNRSITPPTVTVLRPSQNECRNNKDEKRRKTLVCVASRFYPDHVSVFWQIDAVNVETDGVATDNAALWEGEHYSITSRLRVPLREWFTPGKKFTCTVSFFNGNETVHRSDWVEGVEGPGAGAIREKYLRITHTAKLSYVVLIFKSSIFGVFVVFLAWRLQVGPT